CTTTGTCGCCTTTCTTCACAGTGCCTTCACGTACACGCACTAAAGAGACAACACCCAAATAACTATCAAACCATGAGTCAATGATTAGCGCCTGCAGCGGTGCTTCACGATCACCAGTCGGTGCAGGGATAAACTCAACCAACGCCTCAAGTAGTTTATCGACACCCAAGCCGGATTTGGCTGATACTCGCGGGGCATCTACTGCATCAATTCCAATGATATCTTCAATCTCTTGAATGACGCGTTCAGGCTCAACCTGTGGCAAATCAATCTTATTTAAGACGGCCATTACTTCTAGGCCTTGATCGACCGCGGTATAACAGTTGGCTACGGACTGTGCTTCAACACCTTGTGCCGCATCAACCACCAATAGCGCACCTTCACAAGCCGCTAAGGAACGTGACACTTCATAAGAAAAATCGACGTGACCTGGCGTATCGATAAAGTTAAGCTGATAACGCTCACCATTGAGATGATCATAATAGAGAGTGACCGATTGCGCTTTAATAGTGATACCACGCTCACGTTCAATATCCATGGAATCCAGTACTTGTGCCTGCATCTCACGGTCTTGCAGGGCACCGCACATTTGAATAAAACGATCGGCAAGCGTCGACTTACCATGATCAATGTGGGCAATGATAGAAAAGTTACGAATATTGGCTAATGCAGTCACAAAGCGCCTACTAAATAAAAGGTGATTGGATAATCGTTCGTCGCCCATTTGGTTCAAGGAACAAGGGCCATATAACGGTTATTGGATAAATTTATCAACAAAAACTATAAATAAAATCTTAATAAATATATTGGTAATGCAACTGTGCTATTAAAATTAGCCATATCAGTTGCTACATATAGGACGTGTGCAAACTGTGCTCATTTGATAGCCTTCAATAATAAACATTGCTATCGATAACAGTGACTGCAACACGCAGGCATGTGTGCGTATTCTAGCAGTTTTCTGCTATAAAGTAAGGCGATTTATTAGCAAGTACTTGATTTACAGATGATGTTAAAGCTTGATTGTAACTGGCTTTAGCAAAGAAGCGCTTTTGAACAAACAAACTAATGCTTAAGCGTGATACCGTCATATGTTTCGACGACTAAAGCTGCGAGCCTTTTTACTTAGCAATATCGATGTCTACTCTTGTATTATCTATCTGTTGCAGGTGCTTGTACATCCATGGCGACTTACCATAAAAGGCGCCATTTAATTGCGTTTGTTCAATCAAGTACTCACGAAAGCGTAGATAAAACTCATTGTCTGGAGACTTAGGCTGCTGCCAAAACTGTTCGAGCGGCTTTGAGTCTGTCAACTTGGGCGTATTATAAATAGCACGCCCCATTACTTTGGTTGGTTTTTTGTGGTAAACCGATTGTAGCCCAGTGGTGCTGTTGATCGTTATCATCCCAATACTATGTTTCATGAGGGTTGGCAAGTGCATATCACAACCATAAAACACTCTTGACTCAACTTGGTAGCGCGATGCTAAGCTTGCCACCAACTCACGATAATCTCGATGACCGCGATCTAGAGGGTGATGTTTAAAGACCAATTTGTGGCTAGTATCTGCATGCTCGGAGAAGCTGGCTATAATCTCATCAATGAATTGTACAACATCACGGTAACCACTATGATGGGTGATTTGTGAGTCATTATGCACTTGCAAGCTAACCAAAAAGTAATTGTTATCTGCTTGAGTAGTGAGATGTTTCTGTAGTTTTTTATCTGGTAAGTAACCACGTAGCTTTCGCCACGGTGCTTTCAACCATGCTATGGCTTCTTGCCACGCTGTCATTCCACGGTAATGATAATAGTGCGGATAGCGCGACTTGTACAAGCGTGTAGTTACATAATAAACAATAGCAGCAATACTCAATCGATAAAAACGGTTATGTGTATACAAGGGCTTATCGTTGGCTTTTTTGAGCGCTTTAATATCAGCGATACTTAAGCGCGAATTACCATTGATGCCATATTCTTGTAAAGTGATGTAGTCAGGCCGTAGGTAACCTTCTTCAAAGACAAAAAAGGATATGCCTAGTTTCTCACTTAAGCAGGCAGCTTGGGTATGATGCGGTCGGCAGTCGCCAAAACAAACAATCGCGTCTATATCATATTCTACAATAAAATCTTGCAGCCACGATGAGAAGTCCGCGAGCGTTCCCGTATAATCATGAGCACCAGCATGCCGATAAAAAAATGCGTCACCTGCATTAAAATTAATTTTACTAACCTCAATGTTTTGAGTTTCTAAGAATGTAGCAAAGCGGCTAAAAAACCCTCCCATCTTCCCTTGTAACAGCAGGACGTGTCGATGAGTGAGTAATTGATGCATCGAAGCTGCCATAATATTACATACCATTTTTCAAGCGGAATAGGTTATCAAAATAAGCAATCAAAAGAGATACTTATGCATAACGAATCTTTAAATTTGCATAAATTATACCTAAAAAGCGGCTAAATGTCGTGAAGTATTGATAGGAACAAGGTTTGAATCTACAAACGAGGTATTATCTTACGCAGATGCTGCTGCCATTGATGCCTTAGCTGCATAAAACGCGTAGCAGCTCGGCGCTGCAACTGCTTGGATAGCTTTGACAGATTTTGCGAAGTTATCATTGTATCCGTTGATTCACTAGGATTTTGAGTGGTTCCCGTAGATTGTGTGGACGGGTATAAATAATCAATCACCTGCTCTACTTGAGCCAACCCATAACCGTCAGGCAGGCGATATAATGGATAGCGTATCAGTGCACAATGGAGCAATTGCTCAAGCGATAATGCTGTGTCTCGCGTGCGTCTTTGTAGATACTCAGCTTTTGGTGATTGATTTGCATCAATATCAGTCGTCAAGCCCCAACCTGCATAAAATGGCAAGCCATAACAAGTCACTTTTAAACCCCGCAGTAAGGCCTCAAAACCCGTTAGCGAACTAATCGTATGCACCGCATCGACGCATGCTAAACAATCGGGCATCGCCGTATCATAAGCGACCGCTTGTACCTGCTGTAAGCACCCTGCTTCGACTTTGCCAGCTCGTAGTCCAGCTTCAACATCTGGATGGGGTTTATAAATAAGATAAGCATTTGGGTTGTCTCGTCTTACACGTTCAATCAAACCTCGATTGGTCTTAATCTCTGAACCGCAATACTGCACCGATAAATCATCTTCTACTTGCCCAACGATGAGTAAACGCGGCTTGCCCGATCGCTTTGCATCCTGCATCCATTGCATTTTTGCACTGATAGCGCCTTGCTTATTATCAGAACTAACTTCAGCACCGACATTGTACTTACTCACTCGCTGAGTCAGTAGCTTGTCTCGCAGCACTTTTACTCGCACACTTTGCTTTGATGTTAAATCCTCGCAGCTACGTAATAATGTCTCTAAGTCTGACGGCTGAGTGGCATCATAGTAGATACCTTGCTGGTCTATCATCACCGATAGTGGTGCGAGTAGCGTTGCACCCAAACCGTTTGAGCGGATAAAACCATCTTCCATACAGTGAATGGCTGGTATGTCCGATATCTGCTGCTTTGCAAGTTTACGTTGTAGTTGTTTTTGCACTTGTTGCCGCTTAGCTAAACCCCACACCAATAAGGGCTGCTGATAGTTCACTCGGAAATGATCTGGATGCAGTAAATTTTTTAAGCGCGGCTTGGGTTTGATAAATAATGACGTACGCGGCAAATTAACAAAGGCCTTCACAAAAGGCAGCTTCCAACGGCTGAATTCATATACTGTTAAACCTCCCTCAAGCCGTGCTTGCCAATAGCGATTGGTCTCTAGCCATGCAATCGCCGTTTCAATCTCACAAGCCTGCTTGGTTGCGGGATCTACATAGTGACTATAATCAATATAAGCACTATAAAATAGCGTGTCTAACGTCGCATTAAGAGTAGTGTTAGCGGCGATTGAAGATTGTTTTTTTCGCAAGTTGCGCAGTCGCTGGGCAATTGTCACTCGTTTAGAAGATGGCTTTGAGTGTTTTGATAGTTTGGATGACTCTGCAACCGTTGGCAGTGTTGCTGCAAATGCTAGACGACGCTGTTTGACGGTTTCAAGCAAATGTTTTGGTGCACCGCTATCATCGGTAAGACCCCAACCACTATACCAATTGACGCCAAAGCAATGCACCGTTTTACCCAGCATTAAGGCTTCAAAACCCATATGTGAGCTGACCGTATAGACATGATTTACTTGCGCAAGCAGTGCAATTGGATTGAGCGCTTGGGTTAATAGTCGAACGTTTTTGGGCAGTTTTAAATCAGTAAGATAGCCTGACTTTGCTGCTGGATGAGCCTTGATCCAAATGTGCGCATCAGGATGGTTACGGCAGGCGGTCTTTAACATCTGCTTAAACTGACGTTTATCCGCACCGGCACCTTTGATGGAGGCATCGCCTGCGACTTGATCAATTAATAGTACGTGCGATTTTGACGAGTGTTCTTTTAGGTGATTGACACTTGCTTCAGCAGCCAGCTTATCCAATGATGGGCAAGACATGACAGCATTATATTTACTCAGTTTCTCTTCACAAATACGTGTCATTAACTGCTGCGCATGTTTTTTGTCGAAAATCTTGCTATCAGAGTTTGAGCATTCTTTGGCACGCGCAACAATTATTTGCTCAAGGCGTGAACTATGGGTCAGATCAAAATAAATACCCACATCATCGACGATCACACTTAGTCCATAACGGCTACTGGTGCCTGAATCTAATGAGCGCAAAAAGCCATCTTCGATACTTAAGGCCGTAAGATTTTGATGATCAGCAGTCTTTTTCGCTCGTCGATAGCTTTTTTTATGACCCCAGCCAATGAAAGCTTCAGGTGTCTCAAAATCTGAACTAAAACGCTGCGTTAATCCTGACCACGGATACCAGCGCTGAATATTTGCTTGCATGATATCTGATAGCAGTAAATTATTATGGAGCATGCCCTTGCCAACCACTGCCAAATGGTTTGGTATCTTGGACTGCAAAGATGACAAAAGGATGTCATCAGAAGTAGACGCAACAGCCACTCTACTTTGACTATCCGTACTTTTTGCCATCTTTAATATCCTTTTTGATTATTTACGACTTAACTTACGTATCTAGCATGGACAGATTAGTTACAAGTCTAAAATAACTTTAGCTGCGACTGCTAACTGATAAACAATCTGTGATATTCCACGTGTGATTTCTACACGTTTGGTTTTGACCTTTGGCAACACCATGATCTCGTCGCCTTGCTGAATGCGATAAGCGGTATTGACCACTTCATTCGCCCCATTTTGATGAATAATCAGAATCTCTTTGGTGTCGGCATTATCACCAAAGCCACCTGAATTGGCAATATAATCGCCAACCGTAAAGTCTGGATTATACGTCAATGCGCCTTGTGCTCGCACCTGACCATTGACGGTAATCACTGAGGTTTGCGCCGGTATTTCAATAACGTCGCCCTGCTGTAAAATGATGTCCTGCCAAGAATTTGGTACGACCACTATTTGACCATCAGGGTTTACATTACGCGCTTTCGCCACGAACTGTTTAACCAAATTGGCGTCATCTTGGCGTAATGCTGCCTCTTCGCGCGTCGTTGATTGAGTCGCAAGCGTTAACTCTTCCAAGCGATCAAGCGACTCATTAATCATGCGTTTTTGCTGCTCAGCCACTGACTCACGGTAAATAGTCAAATGAGTGAGCTTGGCTAATGGGCTTGGTTGTAATTGCGGTACAATGTCTTTCAAACGCGCACCATAGGGTACGACCATAGCGCCATTACCTGTATGTGCACCTTTAACTTGTACCGCGATAGTGCCTGCATAGCGGTCTGAGGTGACAACCATCTGGTCGCCATTATACACAGGAACGTTTTGTGCCTCGGCAAGCGAATAGTACTCTGCAGTTTGCGCGCGCCCTGCACTACGAGTGATACTTACGTTGGTTGCATTGGCGGCTGGATTGGCAACCTGTAATACATCTCCAATCGTCAAGTCGCTCACATCAAACTCGAAAGTATATTCGTTCTGAACTTGCCCGCCGACTGCAAAGGTTTTTTTCTGCGGAGCGACAGTGATCACATCGCCATCACGGAAAGAAAAAGGCTGCAATTTACCTGCTAATAAAAAGTCATATAAGTTGACTTGCTGTAGCAGTTGACCATTACGTTTTATTTGAATATCGATATAACTACCGCGAGTTGGATCAACGCCGCCTGCCCGATCTAGATACGACAGTACAGAGTCTGCGGCAAGACCGCCATAATAACCTGGTTGCTTGACAAAACCAGTGACAAACACCTTAACGGGCTGCGCCTGCTCTAATGAGGCGTACACGCCAACGTTTGAGCGATAAATTCGGCTAACAGCACTTTTGACCACGTTTTGTAGATTGCCGTTCTGTACACCAGAGACACGAACTGGACCGACGTTAGGCAAGAAAATATTACCCTGCGGGTCGACGGTCATAGTCGAAGCAAACTGATAAGCACCCCACATACGTACCTGCACGTTATCACCAGGATTGATGATGTAGCTGTCATTGAAGGTGGAACCAGAAGTGGTAGAAAATGCCCCGCGAAATAGTTGCTCACCGAACATCAGATCTTGAGTGTTAATATCTTGGTAAGGACGCGTGGTATTAATCACCGATTGACTTGGCAAACTTGCCGCATTCACAGCCTCTTGCGTCGTGGCCTGTCCAGGCACGCCGCCTGCAAATGCTTGCGTCGAGACATTGATATTACTTCGGTTCTGATTCTGACTACTATTGGCACTGGTACCAAAACTCGACCCTGCTATCTGATCAGCGTAGCTGGTTGCTGCTAACGCTGAGATACTAGTCGCAGCCATCGTCAAACTGATCACTTT
The sequence above is a segment of the Psychrobacter fulvigenes genome. Coding sequences within it:
- a CDS encoding capsule biosynthesis protein; this encodes MAASMHQLLTHRHVLLLQGKMGGFFSRFATFLETQNIEVSKINFNAGDAFFYRHAGAHDYTGTLADFSSWLQDFIVEYDIDAIVCFGDCRPHHTQAACLSEKLGISFFVFEEGYLRPDYITLQEYGINGNSRLSIADIKALKKANDKPLYTHNRFYRLSIAAIVYYVTTRLYKSRYPHYYHYRGMTAWQEAIAWLKAPWRKLRGYLPDKKLQKHLTTQADNNYFLVSLQVHNDSQITHHSGYRDVVQFIDEIIASFSEHADTSHKLVFKHHPLDRGHRDYRELVASLASRYQVESRVFYGCDMHLPTLMKHSIGMITINSTTGLQSVYHKKPTKVMGRAIYNTPKLTDSKPLEQFWQQPKSPDNEFYLRFREYLIEQTQLNGAFYGKSPWMYKHLQQIDNTRVDIDIAK
- a CDS encoding capsular polysaccharide biosynthesis protein, which codes for MAKSTDSQSRVAVASTSDDILLSSLQSKIPNHLAVVGKGMLHNNLLLSDIMQANIQRWYPWSGLTQRFSSDFETPEAFIGWGHKKSYRRAKKTADHQNLTALSIEDGFLRSLDSGTSSRYGLSVIVDDVGIYFDLTHSSRLEQIIVARAKECSNSDSKIFDKKHAQQLMTRICEEKLSKYNAVMSCPSLDKLAAEASVNHLKEHSSKSHVLLIDQVAGDASIKGAGADKRQFKQMLKTACRNHPDAHIWIKAHPAAKSGYLTDLKLPKNVRLLTQALNPIALLAQVNHVYTVSSHMGFEALMLGKTVHCFGVNWYSGWGLTDDSGAPKHLLETVKQRRLAFAATLPTVAESSKLSKHSKPSSKRVTIAQRLRNLRKKQSSIAANTTLNATLDTLFYSAYIDYSHYVDPATKQACEIETAIAWLETNRYWQARLEGGLTVYEFSRWKLPFVKAFVNLPRTSLFIKPKPRLKNLLHPDHFRVNYQQPLLVWGLAKRQQVQKQLQRKLAKQQISDIPAIHCMEDGFIRSNGLGATLLAPLSVMIDQQGIYYDATQPSDLETLLRSCEDLTSKQSVRVKVLRDKLLTQRVSKYNVGAEVSSDNKQGAISAKMQWMQDAKRSGKPRLLIVGQVEDDLSVQYCGSEIKTNRGLIERVRRDNPNAYLIYKPHPDVEAGLRAGKVEAGCLQQVQAVAYDTAMPDCLACVDAVHTISSLTGFEALLRGLKVTCYGLPFYAGWGLTTDIDANQSPKAEYLQRRTRDTALSLEQLLHCALIRYPLYRLPDGYGLAQVEQVIDYLYPSTQSTGTTQNPSESTDTMITSQNLSKLSKQLQRRAATRFMQLRHQWQQHLRKIIPRL
- a CDS encoding polysaccharide biosynthesis/export family protein, with product MNMKPRPLVTMIKVISLTMAATSISALAATSYADQIAGSSFGTSANSSQNQNRSNINVSTQAFAGGVPGQATTQEAVNAASLPSQSVINTTRPYQDINTQDLMFGEQLFRGAFSTTSGSTFNDSYIINPGDNVQVRMWGAYQFASTMTVDPQGNIFLPNVGPVRVSGVQNGNLQNVVKSAVSRIYRSNVGVYASLEQAQPVKVFVTGFVKQPGYYGGLAADSVLSYLDRAGGVDPTRGSYIDIQIKRNGQLLQQVNLYDFLLAGKLQPFSFRDGDVITVAPQKKTFAVGGQVQNEYTFEFDVSDLTIGDVLQVANPAANATNVSITRSAGRAQTAEYYSLAEAQNVPVYNGDQMVVTSDRYAGTIAVQVKGAHTGNGAMVVPYGARLKDIVPQLQPSPLAKLTHLTIYRESVAEQQKRMINESLDRLEELTLATQSTTREEAALRQDDANLVKQFVAKARNVNPDGQIVVVPNSWQDIILQQGDVIEIPAQTSVITVNGQVRAQGALTYNPDFTVGDYIANSGGFGDNADTKEILIIHQNGANEVVNTAYRIQQGDEIMVLPKVKTKRVEITRGISQIVYQLAVAAKVILDL